Proteins encoded by one window of Bacteroidota bacterium:
- a CDS encoding SDR family oxidoreductase, whose product MNISLENKTAIVCGSTQGIGKACAMELAGLGAEIILIARDSEKLKAVLSELPDKMEQNHRFLVADFSKPEELKTNVLRFLEEYQKPVHILINNTGGPAAGKISEAVEEQFLNTFNAHLICNHILAMAVIPGMKLAEYGRIINIISTSVKTPLPNLGVSNTIRAAVANWAKTLAGEVGQFNITVNNVLPGATKTERLNAIIQNNATKNSAKPEEVEQKMMEEIPMKRFGEANEVANAVAFLCSPAAGYINGINLPVDGGRTASL is encoded by the coding sequence GCAAAGCTTGTGCAATGGAACTTGCAGGATTGGGAGCAGAAATTATTTTGATAGCCCGTGACAGTGAAAAGTTAAAAGCAGTACTTTCCGAATTACCCGATAAAATGGAACAAAATCATCGGTTTTTAGTTGCCGATTTCTCTAAACCGGAGGAGTTGAAAACAAACGTATTGCGTTTTTTGGAGGAATATCAAAAACCTGTTCATATACTTATAAATAATACCGGCGGGCCCGCGGCGGGAAAAATTTCAGAGGCTGTGGAAGAACAGTTTCTGAACACCTTTAATGCCCACCTCATCTGTAATCATATTCTTGCCATGGCAGTAATACCCGGAATGAAATTGGCCGAATACGGTCGCATCATCAATATTATTTCTACCTCTGTAAAAACACCACTCCCCAATCTAGGAGTATCCAATACAATAAGAGCTGCAGTGGCAAATTGGGCTAAAACGCTTGCAGGCGAAGTTGGTCAGTTCAATATCACAGTAAATAACGTCCTCCCCGGAGCAACAAAAACAGAAAGACTAAACGCCATCATCCAAAATAACGCAACAAAAAATAGTGCAAAACCCGAAGAAGTGGAACAGAAAATGATGGAAGAAATACCCATGAAACGTTTCGGCGAAGCAAACGAAGTTGCCAACGCAGTAGCTTTTTTATGCTCCCCGGCTGCCGGTTACATCAATGGAATTAATTTACCGGTAGATGGAGGTAGGACGGCGAGTCTGTAA
- a CDS encoding peptidylprolyl isomerase encodes MSIAKNKVISLTYELREDNAEGDLIEVVNADQPFVFLFGAGGLLPEFETNLEGKTVGSFFEFQIASANAYGEFDDTALEYVPKDIFMIDGQIADDLLQIDKVINLRDQGGNLIRARVAEVGETEVLLDFNHPLAGVNLCFKGEILEVRDASAEELEHGHVHGPGGHHH; translated from the coding sequence ATGTCTATTGCAAAAAACAAGGTAATATCGCTCACTTATGAACTGCGTGAAGATAACGCAGAAGGCGATCTGATCGAAGTAGTGAATGCTGATCAGCCATTTGTATTTTTATTCGGAGCTGGCGGTTTATTACCGGAATTTGAAACAAATCTGGAAGGAAAAACCGTTGGAAGTTTTTTTGAATTTCAAATTGCCTCCGCTAATGCTTACGGCGAGTTCGACGATACTGCTTTGGAATACGTTCCGAAAGATATTTTTATGATTGACGGTCAGATAGCCGATGATCTGCTTCAAATTGATAAAGTAATAAACCTCCGCGATCAAGGCGGAAACCTTATTCGTGCTAGAGTAGCCGAAGTTGGTGAAACCGAGGTTCTGCTTGACTTTAACCATCCTTTAGCCGGGGTAAACCTCTGTTTTAAAGGTGAAATTCTTGAAGTTAGGGATGCGTCTGCAGAAGAATTGGAGCATGGGCATGTTCATGGGCCGGGTGGGCATCACCATTAA
- a CDS encoding peptidylprolyl isomerase, translating to MNAFKTMFLLIGLMSVTSTFGQNGKTGANNEVLFTVNGQPVTKEEFLYVYKKNNPDKQNDFSKESLNEYLDLYINFKLKVTEARAEKIDTTEKVREELQKYGDQLIKSNFDKEVLEPAALRMYKRLQSERLVYHIMVTLDPAQKGADSTAAIAKLNAAHDRLMKGEDFGKVAADVSVDKNNPNDPGLVGWITSGQIPDMNFENTAFSLAPGTYSPVIKTKFGYHIIKVVKERPASGTVTVAHILIKTGKDAKPEEIAKAKAKSDSIYALIKSGADFEELVQQYSEDKTSSGNGGKLEAFTTGKMVMPFQEASFALKNPGDISSPIQTAFGWHIIKLIEKKPNGSFEEMKEELKGKIEKSPEYKTLRTEFVEKAKTKYAFSENQDAKKEMLVLLDSSFIKNNWSMSRAANMNKTMFTIGNKSFTQQDMASYLDINQRSSRDKNIEEKYNKLYITAMEQTVIEYDLSERNIDFKRLLQEYRDGLPLFAMLERKIWSKGSTDSVGLKNYYEQHKSEYMWEERMDASVYTSADAKIAKEVRKLASKNTPDKEILAKYNTDSTELVTIKSALFLPGQDTNVDKLNKKSGTGEDILNANGSITFVMLRKVVAPTNKTLDEARGYVISAYQDELEKQWIAELHKKYPVNIDQKVFNSMVK from the coding sequence ATGAATGCTTTTAAAACCATGTTCCTGCTGATAGGGTTGATGTCTGTGACATCAACATTTGGTCAAAACGGAAAGACCGGTGCCAATAATGAAGTGCTTTTTACTGTAAATGGACAGCCGGTAACTAAAGAGGAGTTCCTTTATGTATACAAAAAGAATAACCCCGACAAACAAAATGATTTTTCGAAGGAAAGCCTGAATGAGTATCTCGATCTGTATATAAACTTTAAATTAAAGGTTACGGAAGCGAGGGCAGAAAAGATCGATACCACCGAAAAAGTTAGGGAAGAACTTCAAAAATATGGTGATCAGCTAATCAAATCCAATTTTGATAAGGAAGTGCTCGAACCAGCTGCTCTGCGCATGTATAAACGCTTGCAATCGGAACGTTTGGTATATCATATAATGGTTACATTGGATCCTGCACAAAAGGGAGCGGATAGTACCGCGGCAATTGCAAAATTGAACGCTGCACATGACCGTTTGATGAAGGGTGAAGACTTTGGTAAAGTTGCTGCTGATGTTTCCGTTGATAAAAACAATCCAAATGATCCGGGTCTTGTAGGTTGGATCACTTCAGGACAAATTCCGGATATGAATTTTGAAAATACTGCTTTCAGTTTGGCACCGGGCACATATTCTCCGGTAATTAAAACTAAATTCGGTTATCATATTATAAAAGTTGTAAAAGAGCGCCCGGCATCGGGAACTGTTACAGTAGCTCATATTCTTATAAAGACCGGAAAAGATGCAAAACCGGAAGAAATTGCAAAAGCAAAAGCTAAATCCGACAGTATTTACGCATTAATAAAATCAGGTGCTGATTTTGAAGAGTTGGTTCAACAATATTCAGAAGATAAAACAAGTTCAGGAAATGGTGGAAAATTAGAAGCATTTACAACCGGAAAAATGGTAATGCCTTTTCAGGAAGCTTCTTTTGCATTAAAGAATCCAGGTGATATTTCAAGTCCCATTCAAACTGCCTTCGGTTGGCATATCATTAAATTGATAGAAAAAAAACCAAATGGTTCTTTTGAGGAAATGAAGGAGGAATTAAAAGGGAAAATTGAAAAATCTCCTGAATACAAAACATTGCGCACCGAGTTTGTAGAAAAAGCTAAAACAAAATATGCTTTCTCTGAAAATCAAGATGCGAAAAAAGAAATGCTTGTATTATTGGATTCCAGTTTTATTAAAAATAACTGGAGCATGAGCAGAGCGGCAAATATGAATAAGACCATGTTCACTATAGGAAATAAATCGTTTACCCAACAAGACATGGCTTCTTATCTCGATATTAATCAACGCAGTTCACGCGATAAAAATATAGAAGAAAAATACAACAAACTTTATATTACTGCAATGGAACAAACGGTGATTGAGTATGATCTTTCTGAACGCAATATTGATTTCAAAAGATTATTACAGGAATATCGCGACGGACTTCCATTATTTGCAATGTTGGAACGCAAAATATGGTCAAAAGGATCAACAGATTCAGTTGGACTAAAAAATTATTACGAACAGCATAAGAGTGAATATATGTGGGAGGAAAGAATGGATGCAAGTGTATATACAAGTGCAGATGCAAAAATTGCAAAAGAAGTTAGAAAATTAGCTTCTAAAAACACACCAGATAAAGAGATCCTTGCTAAGTATAATACTGATTCAACAGAATTGGTAACAATAAAAAGCGCTTTATTTTTACCTGGTCAGGATACCAACGTGGATAAACTTAATAAAAAATCGGGAACTGGTGAAGACATTTTAAATGCAAATGGATCTATCACTTTTGTGATGTTGCGCAAAGTGGTTGCACCAACAAATAAAACCCTTGATGAGGCACGTGGTTATGTAATTTCTGCATATCAGGATGAACTTGAAAAACAATGGATAGCAGAATTACACAAAAAATATCCGGTAAATATCGATCAGAAAGTATTTAATTCAATGGTAAAATAA
- a CDS encoding peptidylprolyl isomerase, producing the protein MKKVFFLLLAITLASGSFAQPLIDKIVGQVGDKIILMSEIESFYYEELQKGDVAEDYRCRIMQELITQKLMLIQAAKDSIVITEDEVENNIDNRIRYFENLFGSQEKMEEFYGKSVQEIKEEFRDDVRNLLLIQRMQESIFGAMSVSPSEVKEFYNGIPKDSLPLINAEVEYSQLVIIPKANAEQKQIAKDKAEDIRKRIMAGEDFCTMASFYAMDDNCGDLGCAPREKYVTEFSAAAFKLKPGEISEVVETQFGYHIIKMESRQGEKACLRHILIQPPVTNLNFVAANKKLDSIRAEIMSGKITFCEAVKKYSNDENTNRTCGVMVNQQSGESTFEISELAPDDYYSIENLKPGELSAILPYTSADSKKALRIVRLDAQTAPHVVNLKDDYAKLQNATLSRKQIEVMSEWVQEKAQKEYIKIDPAYNDCTELHELIDTAVK; encoded by the coding sequence ATGAAAAAAGTATTTTTTTTACTACTTGCAATTACATTAGCTTCAGGTAGTTTCGCTCAACCTCTTATCGATAAAATAGTGGGGCAAGTTGGAGACAAGATCATTTTGATGAGTGAAATAGAATCATTTTATTATGAGGAATTGCAAAAAGGCGATGTAGCTGAGGATTATCGCTGTCGTATCATGCAGGAATTGATCACTCAAAAACTTATGTTGATTCAAGCTGCAAAAGATAGTATTGTAATTACGGAAGACGAGGTGGAAAATAATATAGACAATCGTATTCGCTATTTCGAAAATCTTTTTGGTTCGCAGGAAAAAATGGAAGAATTTTATGGTAAATCGGTGCAGGAAATAAAAGAAGAATTCAGAGATGATGTACGCAATTTATTGTTGATACAGCGCATGCAGGAATCTATATTCGGTGCCATGTCGGTATCGCCAAGTGAGGTGAAAGAATTTTATAATGGTATACCTAAAGATTCACTTCCACTTATCAATGCCGAGGTGGAATATTCACAACTTGTAATTATTCCGAAAGCAAATGCAGAACAAAAACAAATTGCAAAGGATAAGGCAGAGGATATAAGAAAACGCATTATGGCCGGTGAAGATTTTTGTACCATGGCAAGTTTTTATGCAATGGATGATAATTGTGGTGACCTTGGATGTGCTCCACGCGAAAAATATGTTACGGAATTTTCTGCAGCAGCATTTAAATTAAAACCCGGTGAAATATCCGAAGTGGTGGAAACACAATTTGGTTATCACATTATTAAAATGGAAAGCCGTCAGGGTGAAAAAGCATGTTTGCGTCATATATTAATTCAACCCCCTGTTACAAATCTGAATTTTGTTGCGGCAAATAAAAAATTGGACAGCATAAGAGCAGAGATCATGTCGGGAAAAATCACCTTTTGCGAAGCAGTGAAAAAGTATTCTAATGATGAAAATACCAACAGAACTTGCGGCGTTATGGTTAATCAACAAAGTGGTGAATCCACTTTTGAAATTTCAGAATTAGCACCTGATGATTATTATTCCATTGAAAATTTAAAACCCGGTGAGTTGTCTGCAATTTTACCTTACACGTCCGCCGACAGCAAAAAAGCATTGCGAATAGTTCGTTTGGATGCGCAAACCGCACCGCATGTTGTTAATTTAAAAGATGATTATGCTAAATTGCAAAATGCAACATTATCCAGAAAACAAATTGAAGTTATGAGCGAATGGGTCCAGGAAAAAGCGCAAAAAGAATATATAAAGATCGACCCTGCCTATAACGATTGCACTGAATTACATGAATTAATTGATACAGCAGTTAAATAA
- a CDS encoding AAA family ATPase → MKEFKNDVEAIDSLATDFRALKSEIGKVIIGQDDVVQKVLLSIFSDGHSLLVGVPGLAKTLLIKTIADVLHLSFKRIQFTPDLMPSDITGNEILDENRTFKFIKGPVFANIILADEINRTPPKTQAALLEAMQEKNVTIGGTLHKLELPFFVLATQNPIEQEGTYPLPEAQLDRFMFEINLDYPEFEAEIQVVKSTTSDKKTELNKIIGAEEIMYYQHVIRRIPIADNVLNYAVMLASKTRPNTKNADAKATQYLSWGAGPRASQYLVLGAKCHAAISGKYSPDIEDVKAVALPVLRHRIVRNYKAEADGIGVDDLIRGML, encoded by the coding sequence ATGAAAGAATTTAAAAATGATGTGGAAGCTATTGACTCACTTGCAACTGATTTTCGGGCGTTAAAATCCGAAATTGGAAAAGTAATTATTGGGCAGGATGATGTTGTGCAAAAAGTATTGTTGAGTATTTTTTCCGATGGTCATAGTTTATTGGTTGGAGTTCCGGGATTGGCAAAAACATTATTGATTAAAACTATTGCAGATGTTTTACATCTTTCTTTTAAACGCATACAGTTCACACCCGATCTGATGCCGAGTGATATTACGGGTAATGAAATATTGGATGAGAACAGAACTTTTAAATTTATAAAAGGACCTGTATTTGCAAATATTATTTTGGCGGATGAGATCAATAGAACACCCCCAAAAACGCAGGCTGCATTGTTAGAAGCCATGCAGGAAAAAAATGTTACCATAGGTGGAACATTACATAAACTGGAATTACCATTTTTTGTATTAGCCACGCAAAATCCGATCGAGCAGGAGGGAACCTATCCTTTACCCGAAGCGCAACTCGACCGTTTTATGTTTGAGATCAATCTCGATTATCCCGAATTTGAAGCAGAGATTCAAGTAGTAAAATCAACAACATCAGATAAAAAAACAGAACTCAATAAAATTATTGGTGCGGAGGAGATCATGTATTATCAGCATGTGATAAGAAGAATTCCCATTGCAGATAATGTATTGAATTATGCAGTAATGTTGGCATCCAAAACACGACCAAACACAAAAAATGCGGATGCAAAAGCCACCCAATATTTAAGCTGGGGTGCTGGCCCACGTGCATCACAATATCTGGTTCTTGGCGCCAAATGTCATGCGGCAATAAGTGGAAAATATTCTCCCGACATAGAAGATGTTAAAGCCGTAGCTCTTCCCGTTCTCCGCCACCGCATCGTTCGCAACTATAAAGCGGAAGCGGATGGAATTGGGGTGGATGATTTGATCAGGGGGATGTTATGA
- a CDS encoding amidophosphoribosyltransferase, protein MSDNIKHECGIALIRLLKPLSYYHKKYGTPLYGLNKLYLLMEKEHNRGQDGAGIATIKIDLAPGYKFLDRRRSISPTAIKDIFEDIFKKTRKIQKKNPELYNNTEWMKKNVPFTGEVLMGHLRYGTYGRNDIDSCHPFVRENNWMTRNLVLAGNFNMVNNDELFQQLLELGQHPTQFVDTVTVMEKIGHFLDDEVQNLFDERKEYHDNKTLTQLIASDLDVQRILARSAKDFEGGYAMTGMFGHGDAFVLRDPNGIRPLYYYQDDEVVVAASERPAIMTTFDVPFEAVKELTPGHALIIKKKGTVREAMCKPPAEKLSCSFERIYFSRGNDKEIYEERKNLGRVLTDKVLKAVKYDFENTIFSFIPNTAEIAFYGLIKGIEEHLAVHKAEEINKLNGNKNVDAIQKILSLRPRVEKLALKDVKLRTFITNDHDRTDLVSHVYDVTYGQVNDSKDTIVLLDDSIVRGTTLRQSIIAILDRLHPKKIIIVSSAPQIRYPDCYGIDMSKMGDFVAFRAMMELLKDAGKEHMVNEVYEECKVVNKLPNEKTYNAVKKLYDQFTEEQISAKIASIVKAPTIKAEVEVIYQTVDNLHLAVPKNLGDWYFTGNYPTPGGNKVANKAFMNFVEKKDVRAY, encoded by the coding sequence GTGAGCGATAACATTAAGCATGAATGCGGCATTGCCCTCATTCGATTATTAAAGCCACTCTCCTACTACCATAAAAAATATGGAACTCCACTGTACGGTTTAAATAAATTGTATCTCCTTATGGAAAAGGAGCATAATCGTGGGCAGGATGGAGCAGGTATTGCAACAATTAAAATAGATCTGGCACCGGGTTATAAGTTTTTGGACAGAAGAAGAAGTATTTCTCCAACTGCTATAAAAGATATTTTCGAAGATATTTTTAAAAAAACACGCAAGATCCAGAAAAAAAATCCTGAGCTCTATAATAATACCGAATGGATGAAAAAAAATGTGCCCTTTACCGGTGAGGTTTTAATGGGACATTTACGTTACGGAACTTATGGAAGAAATGATATCGATAGTTGCCATCCATTTGTGCGCGAAAATAACTGGATGACAAGAAATCTTGTTCTCGCCGGTAATTTTAATATGGTGAATAATGATGAATTATTTCAACAATTATTGGAATTAGGACAACATCCAACACAATTTGTAGATACCGTTACAGTAATGGAAAAAATTGGTCATTTTTTGGATGATGAAGTGCAGAATTTATTTGATGAGAGAAAAGAATATCACGACAATAAAACATTAACTCAATTAATTGCAAGTGATCTTGATGTGCAGCGAATTTTAGCACGTTCGGCAAAAGATTTTGAAGGAGGATATGCAATGACGGGTATGTTCGGACACGGCGATGCATTCGTATTGCGCGATCCAAACGGAATTCGTCCCTTATATTATTATCAGGATGATGAAGTGGTGGTTGCAGCAAGCGAACGTCCGGCAATTATGACCACCTTTGATGTTCCGTTTGAAGCAGTTAAAGAATTAACTCCCGGTCACGCTTTAATAATTAAAAAGAAAGGAACAGTCCGCGAAGCAATGTGTAAACCTCCGGCAGAAAAACTTTCCTGTTCTTTTGAAAGAATATATTTCTCTCGTGGAAACGATAAAGAAATTTATGAGGAAAGAAAAAATCTCGGACGTGTATTAACGGATAAAGTTTTAAAAGCAGTAAAATACGATTTTGAAAATACAATATTTTCATTCATTCCCAATACTGCAGAAATTGCCTTTTACGGATTAATTAAAGGAATTGAAGAACATCTTGCAGTGCATAAGGCAGAGGAAATAAATAAATTAAATGGCAACAAAAATGTGGACGCCATTCAAAAAATATTAAGTCTGAGACCACGCGTGGAAAAACTCGCATTAAAAGATGTAAAACTGCGCACTTTTATTACAAACGATCACGACAGAACGGATCTTGTGAGTCACGTGTACGATGTAACCTATGGTCAGGTTAACGATAGTAAAGACACTATTGTTCTATTGGATGATTCCATAGTAAGAGGAACAACTTTACGTCAAAGTATCATTGCAATTTTAGACAGATTACATCCTAAAAAAATAATTATTGTTTCTTCCGCTCCTCAAATTCGTTACCCCGATTGTTACGGAATCGATATGAGTAAAATGGGTGATTTTGTTGCCTTCCGCGCAATGATGGAATTATTAAAAGATGCAGGAAAGGAACATATGGTAAATGAAGTTTACGAAGAATGTAAAGTAGTAAATAAATTACCCAACGAAAAAACCTACAACGCAGTAAAAAAACTCTACGATCAATTTACGGAAGAACAAATTTCCGCAAAAATTGCATCCATCGTAAAAGCGCCAACAATAAAAGCAGAGGTAGAAGTTATTTATCAAACAGTTGACAATCTTCATCTCGCAGTCCCTAAAAATTTAGGCGATTGGTATTTTACAGGAAACTACCCTACTCCGGGCGGAAATAAAGTTGCGAATAAGGCATTTATGAATTTTGTGGAGAAGAAAGACGTACGTGCATATTGA